The following coding sequences are from one Alosa alosa isolate M-15738 ecotype Scorff River chromosome 13, AALO_Geno_1.1, whole genome shotgun sequence window:
- the hoxa2b gene encoding homeobox protein Hox-A2b → MNCEFERETGFINSQPSLAECLTSFPPVGDAFQSSSIKNSTLSHSTLIPPPFEQTIPSLNPGSHPRHSRPKQSLVGTCPLPAASLPPEYPWMKEKKASKKNQATSTATAHDTGAIYFSPQGSPELSDGGSGTTRRLRTAYTNTQLLELEKEFHFNKYLCRPRRVEIAALLDLTERQVKVWFQNRRMKHKRQTQCKENHHGEGKCKGQEDSDQGDGKSFYEQAGNNVSGALLERETYQFQQNTITSQQSQSGHNGEIQSATVPALSSNEKNPKHFPSPSPPGSALAATMAVDCAAGRDNGASPALDISLQDFHVFTSESCLHLSDSVSPGLSDSVDSPVGISSEGFDFFSETLTTIDLHHLSY, encoded by the exons ATGAATTGCGAATTCGAGCGAGAGACGGGTTTTATCAATAGTCAGCCGTCGCTCGCCGAGTGCCTGACGTCTTTTCCCCCTGTCGGTGATGCATTTCAAAGTTCATCAATCAAGAATTCGACGCTTTCCCACTCGACACTGATTCCTCCTCCATTCGAGCAGACCATCCCAAGTCTAAACCCGGGCAGTCACCCCCGCCACAGCCGGCCCAAGCAGAGCCTGGTCGGTACCTGTCCACTGCCCGCCGCCTCACTACCCCCCGAGTACCCCTGgatgaaggagaagaaagcCTCCAAGAAGAACCAGGCAACTTCCACGGCGACAGCACACGACACGGGAGCCATTTATTTTTCTCCTCAAG GATCGCCCGAGCTCTCGGACGGCGGCAGCGGGACGACCCGGCGGCTGAGGACCGCGTACACGAACACTCAGCTCCTGGAACTGGAGAAGGAGTTCCACTTCAACAAGTACCTTTGCAGACCCCGGCGCGTGGAGATCGCCGCGCTGCTGGACCTGACTGAGCGGCAGGTGAAAGTCTGGTTTCAGAACCGGCGGATGAAACATAAGCGGCAGACCCAGTGCAAGGAGAACCATCACGGCGAGGGGAAATGTAAGGGCCAGGAGGACAGCGATCAGGGCGACGGAAAGTCATTCTATGAGCAGGCGGGGAACAATGTGAGCGGAGCTcttttggagagagagacataccaGTTCCAGCAGAATACCATAACTTCACAACAGTCACAGAGCGGGCACAATGGCGAGATCCAGAGCGCTACTGTTCCTGCTCTAAGCAGTAATGAGAAAAATCCGAAACATTTCCCCAGCCCGTCACCCCCCGGCTCGGCCCTCGCCGCAACAATGGCGGTGGACTGCGCAGCTGGTCGGGACAATGGCGCTTCCCCGGCCCTGGACATTTCTTTGCAGGACTTTCACGTTTTCACCTCGGAGTCCTGCCTCCATCTCTCGGATTCCGTGTCCCCAGGTCTGTCAGATTCGGTTGATAGCCCAGTAGGCATCTCATCTGAGGGATTTGATTTCTTCTCAGAGACACTCACTACCATCGATCTGCACCACTTGAGCTACTGA